The following DNA comes from Luteitalea sp..
CAACGCCACACACCCGCGCCGATCGTCAGGAGCACGATGGGCAACAAGCTCGGCGCTCCAGCCATCGCGGATGACCGTGAGCCGACCTGCACCGGCTGGCACCAAGCCACGCTCCCGTTGCTCTCTATGATCTTCGCGCGCACATAGCCCTCGTCGCCGCGGATCTCGTAGGTCGCGTTGAGCTCTGTGGCCTCACGCAGCAGGCGTCCGCCCTTGCCGATGAACTGAATGCGGTACTTCTCCTCCGCGCGCTCTTTCACGCTGACGGTGATCTGCTCGGGTGTCGCCTGATAGTCGGCGAGCTCGACCCCAGTCGACGCGTAGAAGTTCCCGCGATCCAGCGCGTCGACGATCGCGCGCGCCTCGAGCCGCGGCGCGCGGACGACGACCCATCCGCGCCCTGGACCGGACACGTTCGGATTCCCCGGATCCTTGAATACGTGCGCATCGTCCACCGCAATGCCGTAGAGCAGCGTGCCGTTCGTGAGGATGGCGTCCCACGCCTCCTCGAGCCCGGGCACGCCGCCGCCGCCGAGATTGTTGACCGTCGGATGGCCGTTGAAAACTTCGAATAGCCGGTTGTTGCGCACCTGGCGGAGCTCGTCGGCCGTGATCGCCCACCTGTAGTTCGGGTGATTGATGTGCGGTATGCCGTCGGCTCGACGGATCGCGTCCACGTTGCGCTGAAGAACGTCCACAACCGAGGAGCCTCCCTGCGGCTCGACGCGTGTGCTGACGTCGAGGCCGTTGACGTGCAGCGGCTTCTCGCCGAAACGGTCCGTCACCTCTTCACCCTTGAGCACGACGAATTGCTCGTCCGCCCCATGGAGCGCGTTGAGCGCCTCGACGGAGGTGAGGAAGTTGTGGTCCGAGAGGACCAGGAAGTCATAACCGTGCTCCCGGTACCAGCGCACGACCTCGTCTGGTGTCGAATCGCCGTCGCTGTTGAGCGTGTGCGTGTGCGTGTTGCCCTTGTACCACTGCAGCGACGCCTCCTCCTCCTGCGTCGCCGGCGTGGTCGGCTGCGCGGCTGCCTGCGAAGGAGCGCACAGAAGCACTGGAAGGATGAGCGCGAGGGCAAGACGAGTGAGCCTAGACAGGAACATGGCTGACCTTATACACCACATGGACGACATCCTCGCGACAACTTGCGCCCGTTCTCACGTCCTGGCCCCGACCAGAGAAGCGGGGCATCGTTTTGTCGCTTTGCATGCGTTATCTGCATCAACTCGTCTCGGAACGAGCTTGGCGCCAATATTGTGCCAAAGTGCAGACTGGCACATTTTGGGGATCTCACTGCTGGCGATCCTGCGACAGACCTATCGGTGATCTGGATGCTGCCGCCGGCGGCGCGGTCCACTCTTCTTCAATCAGCACGGAGCGAATTCGATCCGCTCGACAACGACACGTTGATGCGCGCGCGCGGCTGGGCGCTCGCACTGGGCCTCGCGTACCTGGCGAGATCTCGAGACGATGAGGCAATGGGCGCACTGGCTCGCGCGACAATAGACGCCACGCTGAACAATGACCTCTGGACGACGCTCCCGGTTGGGTAGGAGGTGTCGGAATGTAGCAGCTCGACGAGCGTTCCGGCCTGATCCTGCAGGCGCACGTTCTCCTGCGGGGCATAACCGTACAGATAGGTCACGTTCAGATTACCCTCTCGTGCTCTGCGCTCAGCGTCGCCATCGATCGTTGCGAATTGATGAACGTCTGCCAAACTCACTGAGAATCGTCTCGAGCACGGGAAGCATCGTTCCCGCGCGCTTGGCTCGGATGATTACGTCCCAGAGCGGCTCGACCTTCTTCCACCCCGCTGAGTATGCCAGATGCCGCAGGCCGGCCGTCATCTTCACCTTCATTGTCCGGCCTCCCCGAAAAGGAGCACCGAGAGATCCCGCTCGCGCGGGCCATCCAGCTCAACGAGGAACACCCGCTGCCATTCTCCAAGCAACAGTCGGCCTCCCGTCACGTTGAGGCAGGCCGACGTTGGCAGGAGAAGGGCACGACAGTGGGCATGACCGTTGGGCCGCTCTGCGCCGGTCATGTTCACGGTGCGTGCGAACGTGTCATCGTGCCGGTATCGGCCATCGCCTGGCGCGACGGCCTCGAGGATGCGCTGGAAGTCGGTCAGCAGCAGCGGCTCATGCTCGTTGACGATCACGGCCGTCGTCGTGTGAAGCGTCTGGACGTTGAGGATCCCGAAACGGAGGCCCGCGTCGACAACAAGGCTTTCGAGTCCGTCGGTCAGATCGATGAACTCGGTCTGCTGTCTGGTGGTGACATGAATTCTGGCGTGACGGCAGGTCGAAGTGCACCGCCTTCGCGCTGTCGCGCTTCGGCGTGCCAGGGGCGTGAGAGTTTCCATCGATGTCCTCCGCGTGGAAGCATCGATGGTCGGCGGGCGGAAGTCTTCATGGATGCGTGAGCCTTGCCTGAGATGTTCGTGACATCCCGGGCCCGAACGACTTCCAACCGAATGTATCTATGGCCGGCGGGTCAGGCCAAGGGCCAGGCCGAGGCCGAACAATGCACCTTCGCTCGTGGCAATCAAAGCGGCGGTCACGGGACCAAAGTCGGGCTCACCAATGAGCCGGCCGAGGGGCGTCAGGGCCGCCTGCGATCCGACGGCTGTCTGAGCGATGAAGTGAATCGTGCCTCCAACCAGAGGCCGACCCGCAAGCGCTAGGGCCAAGGCTGCCAGCCCGCAGGCAGCGGCGATCACGCCTGCGACACCGAGTCGCCGGCGACCCCGCGGCGCGGCCAGCCCGCCTTCGGAGTGCGCGGTTGCTGCGGCGTAGCCGAGTCCCGCCGCGCCACCGATTGCCAGACCTTCGAGGCCGCCCCCGGTGTCGACGTCCATTCCTACGAGTGCGGCCAGGCTCCATCGGCCGAGCCACTGCGCGGCGGAGCCGGCGAGGCCACCGCCCAGTGCCGCGCCGCAGAACAACGCAATCGTGCGCCGGGATCGCACAATTGACTCAGCCACCGACAGCCCCGCCCCGACGGCAGCGCCGCCAGCGCCGCCGCAGCATGCCCCGATGAGAGCCAGCACGGGAACCACCGCAAGGGAGGCAGCGCTCTCTGGCGCGGCCGTCAGCATCAATCCACCGGCTGCACCGCCCACGAGGCCGGCGAGGCCGCCGCCAATCGCCGCGCCGGCCCATCGTGCCGCGGTGACAGCAGCCGCCCGGCGCAGCCGGAGACTCACCAGCTCGCGCGCCGTGGCAAGCGCCGCCGGCTCTCCAACAACCGGCACCGAGCCGGCCTCTGCCACGTCCCAACGCGTATCCCGCAATAGCGCTCGCGCGAATGCGTGGCGAGGGCGAGTGCCAAGACGTCGCAACGCCTCGGACGTGCCAAGCGCGTGCAGCAGCTCTGCCGCCTCGCGCTGCTCTTCTTCCTCGCCCGCGTTGGCCGCCACGCGGGTAACCCGTTGCAGGAGCAGATCGTAGGGCTCGGCGGTAGCCTCGGGTGCCACCCCGTGATCCGGAACCGCCTGTTCCTCGACCCTCCAATCACCTTCGTCATCCTCCTCGACAACGTCTGCCAAGACGAAGCGGTATCCGTGGCGGGAGACGGTGCCTACGAATCGCGGCTCGCGCGGGTCGTCACCGAGCACTCGACGGATCGTCCGGATGGCCTGGCTGAGAGCGCTGTCGGAGACGACGACATCGCTCCAGATGCGATCGAAGATGTCACGACGATGCACCGCCTCGCCGCGCCGTTCGATGAGAAACACGAGCAGATCGAAATAACGGGGAATGAGCGGCTGCTGGCGCCCATTGCGAATAAGCACGCGGCGCCGTGGCGACAGGATGAACTCGCTGAAGCGATAACGGGGCACAGCCTTACGATACGGATGTCATCGTCATCGTAACCCAGAGACGAGCCCCATACGCGACGACGCGACTACTCCGCTCGCTGTGCCGCGACAGGACTAGTGAACGTCGCGCGCTCAGCCGCGAGACGTCGGTCGGGCTATGAGAAACTTGGGCGCATTGTTTTGGTGCTTCCTATTTGCCCTCTGCATAAACTCGTTCCGGGACCAGTTTGGCGCAACTCTTGCGCCCCCCGCAAACCCGGTCCTTTTTCTGTGCGTTACTGCCAAAAAGGTCCCCGGTTCCTCCTTCTGTTCGTCGCTCAACCATCGTTGGGCATACGACTTGGAGAAGGGACTCGGAGAAGGTCCTTACCCCTCCAATGAATTCGCGTTAGCCTAGCTC
Coding sequences within:
- a CDS encoding YjbQ family protein, yielding METLTPLARRSATARRRCTSTCRHARIHVTTRQQTEFIDLTDGLESLVVDAGLRFGILNVQTLHTTTAVIVNEHEPLLLTDFQRILEAVAPGDGRYRHDDTFARTVNMTGAERPNGHAHCRALLLPTSACLNVTGGRLLLGEWQRVFLVELDGPRERDLSVLLFGEAGQ